A section of the Metabacillus endolithicus genome encodes:
- a CDS encoding zinc metallopeptidase, whose translation MFFHPMDFLIFAALGLSIWAQFKVKGNFKKWSDVAVSSHKTGAEVARHILDQNGLYQVKVEPVRGTLTDHYDPLSRVVRLSEPVYYGHSIASVSVAAHEVGHAIQHQQSYGALVLRHKMFPVVNLTSGVAPFLLIGGFLLGQLNLIGLGIILFSFAVAFQLITLPVEFNASSRAKNLMVSEGIISNNEEHGVNKVLGAAALTYVAGALMALFELLKFVMIFVQGDEE comes from the coding sequence ATGTTTTTCCACCCAATGGATTTTTTAATTTTTGCAGCATTAGGCTTATCAATATGGGCTCAATTTAAAGTAAAGGGTAATTTTAAGAAGTGGTCAGATGTGGCTGTTTCATCACATAAAACGGGTGCTGAGGTAGCGAGACATATTTTAGATCAAAATGGCCTATATCAAGTTAAGGTAGAGCCGGTTAGAGGAACGTTAACAGATCACTATGATCCACTTTCTCGAGTTGTTCGGTTATCAGAACCGGTATATTATGGACATTCCATTGCTTCAGTTTCAGTTGCTGCTCATGAGGTTGGGCATGCCATTCAGCATCAGCAATCATACGGTGCTTTAGTGCTTCGTCATAAAATGTTTCCAGTTGTAAATCTAACATCTGGTGTTGCCCCATTTTTATTAATAGGCGGATTCTTGTTAGGGCAACTTAACTTAATTGGTTTAGGAATCATTTTGTTTTCATTTGCTGTAGCGTTTCAGCTTATCACTTTACCTGTAGAGTTTAACGCAAGCTCGAGAGCAAAGAATTTAATGGTTTCGGAAGGAATTATTTCTAACAATGAAGAACATGGCGTTAATAAGGTGTTAGGTGCTGCTGCATTAACATATGTAGCTGGAGCATTAATGGCATTATTTGAATTACTAAAGTTCGTTATGATCTTTGTACAAGGTGACGAAGAATAA
- a CDS encoding MerR family transcriptional regulator, whose translation MLYKIGELAKEANVSKRTIDYYTQIGLLNVETISESKYRLYSEKAIEDIRFIEACKELHMSLKDIKERLELKRLDKQCDEKQKQCLKHAEILASHMKQLEQEIKELKPIFDKLNEDSQMEISNQISSQSKALLKTLHLLLQ comes from the coding sequence TTGCTGTATAAAATCGGTGAATTAGCAAAGGAAGCAAATGTCTCAAAAAGAACGATTGATTATTATACTCAAATTGGTCTTTTAAATGTTGAAACCATTTCTGAATCTAAATATCGTTTATATTCAGAAAAGGCAATTGAGGATATCCGTTTTATCGAAGCGTGCAAAGAACTTCACATGAGTTTAAAAGATATAAAGGAACGTTTGGAGCTTAAGCGGCTGGATAAACAATGTGATGAAAAGCAAAAGCAGTGCTTAAAACATGCTGAAATTCTGGCTTCTCACATGAAGCAACTGGAACAAGAAATCAAAGAACTTAAACCAATTTTTGATAAACTAAACGAAGATTCTCAAATGGAGATTTCTAATCAAATCTCATCACAAAGCAAAGCTTTACTGAAGACATTGCATTTGCTATTACAATAG
- a CDS encoding YuzF family protein, which translates to MNYPNNQMHSHGGPEMVTLVEPYVYQTLQTLVGKFAVIQTTRDSLRGKVMDVKPDHVVVRVGDSTFFVRCQQIVSVMPD; encoded by the coding sequence ATGAATTATCCTAATAATCAAATGCATAGTCATGGTGGCCCAGAAATGGTTACTCTTGTTGAGCCTTATGTTTATCAAACATTGCAAACTCTTGTAGGTAAGTTTGCTGTAATCCAAACAACACGTGACAGCTTAAGAGGAAAAGTAATGGATGTCAAACCAGACCACGTAGTCGTAAGAGTGGGAGATTCAACATTCTTTGTAAGATGTCAACAAATCGTGTCAGTTATGCCTGACTGA
- a CDS encoding HD domain-containing protein codes for MRRVSITDVFTHPIAQKYLNRSGVSHAITVAQYAVQLAIKHDVNPDIAAKAGLLHDIGHYEWYTNGEWDYEAYRKNDIHAIKGAERAHKLLIRLGEDRKYAKEVALAILLHTDSYLPENSIDKNTLQRIVRKADEMDEEPFGKHHYRKISYEDAIKQIERLDQEIEHFLTEYRKTV; via the coding sequence ATGCGACGAGTAAGTATCACCGATGTTTTTACACATCCTATAGCACAAAAATATTTGAATCGTTCCGGAGTTTCACATGCGATTACTGTTGCCCAATATGCTGTGCAGCTCGCCATTAAGCATGATGTAAATCCCGACATAGCAGCTAAGGCAGGATTGCTTCATGACATCGGACACTATGAATGGTACACAAATGGAGAATGGGATTATGAAGCATATCGAAAAAATGACATTCATGCCATTAAAGGAGCAGAACGAGCACATAAGCTTTTAATTAGACTCGGTGAAGACCGCAAATACGCTAAAGAAGTTGCTCTTGCTATTTTACTTCATACAGATTCTTATTTACCGGAAAACTCAATAGATAAAAACACATTACAACGCATTGTCCGAAAAGCGGATGAAATGGATGAGGAACCTTTTGGCAAGCACCACTACAGAAAAATTAGCTACGAAGATGCCATAAAACAAATAGAACGACTTGATCAAGAAATTGAGCATTTTTTGACAGAGTATCGCAAAACAGTTTAA
- a CDS encoding sensor histidine kinase, with protein MDIKKIKQKRFSTIISLTVIILLLLTFINLYAAYSNIQQTVDLIGSLVLDSNIETVEDMKKEALQNSIPYLIFCGLFVLITFAIFITFQYCYQKEERSQVGDAEVTYQVEFQSMLHTMRSIRHDFINHIQVIQGLLKIGREDRAFEYVNSLTAEVEMLELPVKVNHPALFILLQSKWVRAQNDKVDMHIHIDPHNSFKKMNSIDLIKVLSNLIDNAFDATLLGTESERFINIEAKETSSTYIFKVENIGPEIPKNHLSKIFQAGFSTKPEKRGLQEEMD; from the coding sequence ATGGACATAAAAAAAATAAAACAAAAAAGGTTTAGTACCATCATCTCTTTAACCGTTATTATACTTTTGCTTCTCACTTTTATAAATTTATATGCTGCCTATTCAAACATACAACAAACTGTTGATTTAATAGGTTCATTAGTACTTGATTCCAACATCGAGACCGTAGAAGATATGAAAAAAGAGGCTTTACAAAATAGTATCCCTTATCTTATTTTTTGTGGTCTGTTTGTTTTAATTACTTTTGCTATATTCATAACTTTTCAATATTGTTATCAAAAAGAAGAAAGATCACAAGTTGGAGATGCAGAAGTAACGTATCAGGTTGAATTTCAATCAATGTTACATACAATGCGTTCTATTCGGCATGACTTTATTAATCATATCCAAGTAATTCAGGGATTATTAAAGATCGGTAGAGAGGATCGGGCGTTTGAATATGTGAATTCTTTAACTGCAGAAGTGGAAATGCTTGAATTGCCTGTTAAAGTTAATCACCCTGCTCTTTTCATTTTGTTACAATCAAAGTGGGTAAGAGCTCAAAACGATAAGGTTGATATGCATATACATATAGATCCTCATAATAGCTTCAAAAAGATGAATTCTATTGATTTGATAAAAGTTCTTTCCAATTTAATAGATAATGCATTTGACGCAACACTGCTCGGTACAGAATCAGAAAGGTTTATCAATATAGAAGCAAAAGAAACATCTTCAACATACATATTTAAAGTGGAGAACATTGGTCCTGAAATTCCTAAAAACCACCTCAGTAAAATCTTCCAAGCAGGCTTTTCCACAAAACCTGAGAAACGGGGGTTGCAAGAGGAGATGGATTAG
- a CDS encoding SDR family NAD(P)-dependent oxidoreductase, translated as MLAPMLMSEAIIKEAEKYSVHTIIVNITSGAANRPIPGWSFYCSTKAGLNMYTQTVGAEFIEAKANMTTIAFSPGIMDTEMQTTIRQAEEEHFSSLEQFKDFHQKGMLRSTSFVAKTLYNLLKGPLDNGRVYDIKEFI; from the coding sequence TTGCTTGCTCCAATGTTAATGAGTGAAGCAATAATAAAAGAAGCGGAGAAATACTCAGTACATACAATTATCGTCAATATTACATCAGGAGCTGCAAATCGGCCAATTCCAGGTTGGAGTTTCTATTGTAGTACAAAAGCGGGATTAAATATGTACACTCAAACAGTTGGTGCTGAGTTTATAGAAGCAAAAGCAAATATGACAACTATTGCATTTTCACCAGGAATTATGGATACAGAAATGCAAACAACTATTAGACAAGCAGAAGAAGAACATTTTTCTTCGCTCGAACAATTCAAGGATTTTCATCAAAAAGGGATGCTTAGATCAACATCATTTGTTGCTAAAACATTATATAACTTATTGAAGGGTCCCCTAGATAATGGAAGAGTATATGATATAAAAGAATTTATATGA
- a CDS encoding SDR family NAD(P)-dependent oxidoreductase has product MHYYIVTGASRGLGEAFVEEILQKDHTVICLSRSINSSLQQVAEQRESTIRFEACDLSDTSQVLSAIERVLSSINFKAAEKITLVNNAGTINPIKKGDMQMNMLLFHT; this is encoded by the coding sequence GTGCACTATTACATCGTTACAGGGGCATCGAGAGGTTTAGGTGAAGCATTTGTAGAAGAAATACTACAAAAAGATCATACAGTTATTTGTTTATCACGATCAATAAATTCATCTCTTCAGCAAGTAGCTGAACAAAGAGAATCTACAATACGTTTTGAAGCATGCGACTTATCTGACACATCTCAGGTTTTAAGTGCGATTGAAAGGGTGTTGTCGTCAATTAACTTTAAAGCAGCCGAAAAAATTACATTAGTGAATAATGCAGGCACAATTAATCCTATTAAAAAGGGGGACATGCAAATGAACATGCTATTATTTCACACGTGA
- a CDS encoding PucR family transcriptional regulator has translation MTGSSYDPFKYHFERLEDVAEKISEVLQCPITIEDVNHRLLAYSTHDDRTDQARISTIIGRRVPEKVINSLWKDGTIPKLLKTDEPIRVKTIDEVGLGNRIAISIWKNDEVLGFIWALEIEKHLQESDLLLLKKAAQAVKNKMLNLQVRKNKKIERNQEFFWKLLTGHISTEDEITDGLYELNLQLPPPFSVVIFKFPQELNDEAEKKLTYLLQTTQQVNILLFTIDFDELIILLSGKSDTALTDIKQFTTSTLSQLHERYSYKDVKASIGGIFTDSTFIEKSYKEALAVLALKKRFPSETIDLNSFSELGFYQYLDILYEQRKQTGYIHYPLYKLKEYDKQHGTDLVRTLEVFLDYDSNVHEASKALNIHINTLNYRLKRISEIAELNLKNMNQKITIYLNLKLDRMSL, from the coding sequence ATGACGGGAAGTTCTTACGATCCATTTAAATACCATTTTGAAAGATTAGAGGATGTAGCGGAAAAAATAAGTGAAGTGCTTCAATGTCCAATTACCATTGAAGATGTTAATCATAGATTATTAGCTTACAGTACACATGATGACCGAACAGATCAAGCCCGAATATCCACCATTATCGGTAGACGTGTTCCTGAAAAGGTGATTAACAGCCTTTGGAAAGATGGGACAATCCCTAAGCTATTAAAAACAGATGAACCAATTAGAGTGAAAACCATTGATGAGGTAGGTCTTGGAAATCGAATTGCCATCTCTATTTGGAAAAATGATGAAGTACTAGGATTTATATGGGCTTTGGAAATTGAAAAACATCTTCAAGAATCTGATTTACTCCTATTAAAAAAAGCTGCACAAGCCGTAAAAAACAAAATGCTAAATCTTCAGGTGCGAAAAAACAAAAAGATAGAAAGAAATCAGGAGTTCTTTTGGAAGCTCTTAACTGGTCATATATCGACTGAAGACGAAATTACAGATGGCCTATATGAATTAAACTTACAGCTACCACCTCCTTTTTCGGTTGTTATCTTTAAGTTCCCACAAGAGTTAAATGATGAAGCTGAAAAAAAGCTAACATACTTATTGCAAACAACTCAGCAAGTGAATATTTTGCTTTTCACAATTGATTTTGATGAGCTTATTATTTTATTATCAGGAAAAAGTGACACAGCTTTAACAGATATTAAGCAATTTACTACATCTACTCTTAGCCAATTACATGAGAGATATTCCTACAAAGACGTTAAAGCGAGTATTGGAGGAATCTTTACCGATTCAACCTTTATTGAAAAAAGCTACAAAGAGGCACTTGCTGTACTCGCATTAAAAAAGCGATTTCCAAGTGAAACAATCGACTTAAATAGTTTTTCAGAACTAGGTTTTTATCAATATTTAGACATTTTATATGAACAACGAAAACAAACCGGTTATATCCATTACCCTCTCTATAAATTAAAGGAATACGACAAACAGCATGGTACAGACCTTGTTCGAACACTTGAAGTATTTCTTGATTACGACAGCAATGTTCATGAAGCTTCCAAAGCATTGAATATTCATATCAACACATTGAACTATCGATTAAAAAGAATTTCCGAAATAGCTGAGTTAAACTTAAAAAACATGAATCAAAAAATTACAATTTACTTAAATTTAAAGCTTGATCGAATGTCTTTGTGA
- a CDS encoding YjfB family protein: MDIAALSIGLSQASLGQNVSIALAKKVMETSQQSNEQLLKVMQAPHPTHGNVIDVKG; this comes from the coding sequence TTGGATATTGCAGCATTATCAATTGGATTGAGCCAAGCATCCTTAGGTCAAAATGTTAGTATTGCCTTAGCAAAGAAAGTAATGGAAACTTCACAGCAAAGTAATGAGCAGTTATTAAAGGTTATGCAAGCTCCACACCCAACTCATGGCAATGTGATTGATGTAAAAGGATAA
- a CDS encoding sulfite oxidase-like oxidoreductase: MYFGKKRKTSSSDRVPPNQNVTTTFPVLHTGNVPYYEDIEKWNLQIYGLVENPKLYTLHDLKTHFPQSNLTNDIHCVTGWSKLDVNWQGIKTRDLFKDIKFKPKANFVIIHAEEGWTTNLPLADFMKETSLLAYAYNDEPLTPEHGFPLRAVIPHLYFWKSAKWVRGIQFTEKNHPGFWERNGYHMQGDPWEEERFSFD, from the coding sequence ATGTACTTTGGTAAAAAAAGAAAAACATCTTCATCGGACCGTGTACCACCAAATCAAAACGTAACAACAACCTTTCCTGTTTTACATACAGGTAATGTACCGTACTATGAGGATATAGAGAAGTGGAATTTACAAATTTACGGACTTGTAGAAAACCCAAAGTTATATACACTACACGATCTTAAAACGCATTTTCCTCAATCAAACTTAACTAACGATATTCACTGTGTAACAGGCTGGTCTAAACTTGATGTTAACTGGCAAGGTATAAAAACTCGGGACCTTTTTAAGGACATTAAGTTTAAGCCAAAGGCCAACTTTGTGATTATACATGCTGAAGAAGGCTGGACAACAAATCTTCCTTTAGCGGATTTTATGAAAGAAACAAGCTTACTTGCCTATGCCTATAATGATGAACCTTTAACACCTGAGCATGGATTTCCATTGCGTGCAGTTATTCCTCATCTTTACTTTTGGAAAAGTGCTAAGTGGGTAAGAGGGATTCAATTTACTGAGAAAAATCATCCTGGTTTTTGGGAACGGAATGGATATCATATGCAAGGAGATCCTTGGGAAGAAGAAAGATTTAGCTTTGATTAA
- a CDS encoding biotin transporter BioY, with amino-acid sequence MKKKLTTYDLALVGMFAALMAIGANITSWAPFLEVAGVPLSMQPFFCILAGLLLGSRLGALSMIVYALVGIAGAPVFAQFSGGIGVIFGSTGGFIISYIVAAYAAGKVIEFSKEKKLPTFMTASFVGISLIYLVGTTYMWLALNVWINAPMSYGAAWAIMAWFIVKDVAFTVLGAFIAPRIYFAVSKATSKRIAA; translated from the coding sequence ATGAAAAAGAAATTAACTACATATGATCTTGCATTAGTTGGAATGTTTGCTGCTTTAATGGCAATAGGAGCAAACATAACATCTTGGGCACCGTTTCTTGAAGTAGCTGGTGTGCCTTTATCAATGCAGCCTTTCTTTTGTATTTTAGCAGGTTTATTATTAGGGAGCAGACTTGGTGCTTTATCAATGATCGTATATGCCTTAGTAGGAATAGCAGGAGCACCTGTTTTTGCACAATTTAGCGGTGGAATTGGTGTTATATTCGGAAGTACTGGTGGATTTATTATATCTTATATTGTAGCAGCTTATGCAGCCGGTAAAGTGATTGAATTCAGTAAAGAAAAGAAGCTTCCTACATTTATGACAGCCTCTTTTGTTGGTATCTCACTTATTTATCTTGTCGGCACAACCTATATGTGGCTTGCATTAAATGTTTGGATTAATGCTCCTATGTCATATGGAGCTGCTTGGGCTATTATGGCTTGGTTTATTGTAAAAGATGTAGCTTTTACCGTTTTAGGTGCATTTATTGCTCCTCGCATTTATTTCGCAGTATCAAAAGCAACATCAAAAAGAATAGCAGCTTGA
- a CDS encoding DUF6241 domain-containing protein, which yields MSWMKENKILVASVIVGAICLGCFSVIMLDMVNSKAVSTAQADSEEQTSKEKVDKASEEVNLDENPFGGKDSTELTEEDILNYMHGMSHQKVIAEEKWLHYEMTTERINYLIAVVENGPYEHEEVFLDILHRWSVDDFSEADKDHNKIWRIQGGTIGEATGVMTAEQEQLYLEENKGSIE from the coding sequence ATGTCATGGATGAAGGAAAACAAAATACTTGTTGCTAGTGTGATAGTAGGTGCAATATGTTTAGGGTGTTTTAGTGTCATTATGCTAGATATGGTAAATTCAAAAGCTGTATCTACTGCCCAAGCTGATAGTGAAGAACAAACATCAAAGGAGAAGGTTGATAAGGCTTCAGAGGAAGTTAATCTAGATGAAAACCCATTCGGAGGTAAAGATTCTACAGAGTTAACAGAGGAAGATATACTTAATTATATGCATGGTATGTCTCATCAAAAAGTAATTGCCGAGGAAAAGTGGCTTCATTATGAAATGACAACTGAACGGATAAACTATCTTATTGCAGTTGTTGAAAATGGTCCATATGAACATGAAGAAGTATTTTTAGATATTTTACATAGGTGGTCAGTTGATGATTTCTCAGAAGCTGACAAAGATCATAATAAAATTTGGAGAATCCAAGGAGGTACAATCGGAGAGGCAACCGGCGTGATGACGGCTGAGCAAGAACAGCTTTATCTTGAGGAAAATAAAGGCTCAATAGAATAA
- a CDS encoding leucyl aminopeptidase produces MGLYQKTSKLTGYAKELDERLNGQITELMKDGDLSTKYKSVTKLHTLGKLAVKRIFFVGLGKEADITFLRVKRAFGELFQTIQQAKLQHISVAIDTFLNERMNDVEAAHALAEAFSLSTYKILDYKQKSNEPEKNIENISVLTESEESLEIKSALEVGYAFGEGTNSARTLTNMPPNLLTATELASYSIELAKRYQFEYEVLEKEDMERLGMGALLAVNKGSEEPPKMIVLKYQGKEEWTDVIGLVGKGITYDTGGYSIKPKDGIVGMKTDMGGAASVLGAMQIIGEMKPEQNVVAVIPSTDNMISGGAFKPDDVIVSLSGKTIEVLNTDAEGRLALADGITYAKFHGANYLVDVATLTGGVIIALGTETTGAMTNNEEFFEQVLQASHECDEPVWRLPIFEGDKKRVRNSKMADLNNSPGREGHAIMAGTFIGEFAEGTPWVHLDIAGTATTSQKTELGPTGATGVMARTLATLVENFEVK; encoded by the coding sequence TTGGGCCTATATCAAAAAACGAGCAAACTCACTGGATATGCCAAAGAACTTGACGAGAGATTAAATGGTCAAATAACAGAGTTAATGAAAGACGGAGATCTCTCAACAAAATATAAATCCGTTACTAAACTACATACCCTTGGAAAACTTGCTGTAAAACGTATCTTCTTTGTTGGCTTAGGGAAAGAAGCAGACATTACATTTCTTCGAGTGAAAAGAGCTTTTGGAGAATTATTTCAGACGATTCAACAAGCAAAGCTCCAACATATAAGTGTAGCGATTGACACGTTCTTAAATGAAAGAATGAACGACGTTGAAGCAGCACATGCTCTTGCAGAAGCTTTTTCCTTATCAACTTATAAGATTTTAGATTATAAACAAAAATCAAATGAACCTGAAAAAAATATTGAAAATATCTCAGTATTGACTGAAAGTGAAGAAAGCCTTGAAATCAAATCTGCACTTGAAGTTGGTTATGCTTTTGGTGAGGGAACAAATAGTGCAAGAACGCTAACTAATATGCCACCAAATCTTCTAACAGCTACAGAGCTTGCTTCTTATTCAATTGAATTAGCAAAAAGATATCAATTTGAATACGAAGTTTTGGAAAAAGAGGATATGGAACGACTTGGGATGGGGGCTCTCCTAGCAGTTAATAAAGGTTCAGAAGAGCCACCTAAAATGATTGTCTTAAAATATCAGGGAAAAGAAGAGTGGACAGATGTAATTGGTCTTGTTGGAAAAGGAATTACCTATGATACAGGTGGCTACTCCATTAAGCCAAAGGATGGAATTGTCGGGATGAAAACGGACATGGGGGGAGCAGCATCTGTACTTGGAGCTATGCAGATCATCGGTGAAATGAAACCGGAACAAAATGTTGTAGCTGTAATCCCTTCTACAGATAATATGATTAGTGGTGGTGCATTTAAACCTGATGATGTGATTGTTTCATTAAGTGGAAAAACGATTGAGGTTTTGAATACTGATGCAGAAGGTCGTTTGGCGCTTGCTGATGGAATTACATATGCTAAATTTCATGGAGCTAATTATTTAGTTGATGTTGCTACATTAACTGGTGGCGTAATTATTGCGTTAGGAACAGAAACAACTGGTGCTATGACTAATAATGAGGAGTTTTTTGAACAAGTTCTTCAAGCATCACACGAATGTGATGAACCAGTCTGGCGGTTACCGATATTTGAAGGCGATAAAAAACGTGTTCGAAATAGCAAGATGGCCGACTTAAACAATTCTCCTGGTCGTGAAGGACATGCCATTATGGCAGGAACGTTTATTGGAGAATTCGCTGAAGGCACTCCATGGGTACACCTGGATATAGCAGGCACAGCTACAACGTCCCAAAAAACTGAACTTGGACCAACAGGGGCAACTGGCGTAATGGCAAGAACATTAGCTACTTTAGTAGAGAATTTTGAAGTGAAATAA
- a CDS encoding divergent PAP2 family protein: protein MELLYNFPLLAALAAIFFAQFIKVPIYFFVSKRLDWSLITSTGGMPSSHSAAVTALSTGVALDHGLGSSIFAISAIFAIITMFDATGVRRHAGEQATVLNQLVLDFNRFVEEAKVWPKKAEQDKQKKLKELLGHQPIEVFFGGLTGILLALLLHYLFVL, encoded by the coding sequence TTGGAATTATTGTACAACTTTCCTTTACTCGCTGCACTGGCAGCCATTTTCTTTGCACAGTTTATTAAGGTACCGATTTATTTCTTTGTTTCAAAGAGGCTGGATTGGTCACTAATTACAAGTACCGGCGGTATGCCAAGCTCTCATTCAGCAGCTGTAACTGCACTTTCAACAGGAGTTGCTCTTGATCACGGACTTGGTTCATCCATTTTTGCTATTTCTGCTATCTTTGCGATCATCACGATGTTTGATGCAACAGGAGTAAGACGTCATGCTGGTGAACAAGCAACTGTTCTTAATCAGCTTGTTCTTGACTTTAACCGCTTTGTTGAGGAAGCCAAAGTATGGCCTAAAAAAGCTGAACAAGATAAACAAAAAAAGTTGAAGGAGCTACTTGGACATCAGCCGATTGAAGTGTTTTTTGGAGGATTAACCGGTATTCTTCTTGCACTATTGTTACACTACCTTTTTGTTTTGTAA
- a CDS encoding cobalamin-binding protein: MRLISICPSNTELAVYLGLKEQLVALDDFSDWPLDLSHLPRLGPDLSINMDMLESYHPDLVLASLSVPGMEKNIEKLEKRKIPHIVFNPQSFQDICDDLHTLSKLTGKQKEAEGVIKDFQATLQSYKEISDGIQNPPSIFFEWWPNPIFSPGQINWLTELSRLAGARNIFEDVELASVQTTWEDVLNRNPEYFCLCWVGVKQSRMKLSHVLKRERAQTLRAVQNNQLHLLEESLFCRPSPRLLLGLQKLAYLLHPDIYPRPN; the protein is encoded by the coding sequence ATGAGGCTTATATCCATCTGTCCCAGCAATACGGAGCTTGCAGTTTATCTTGGTTTAAAGGAGCAATTAGTCGCCCTGGATGATTTCTCTGATTGGCCGCTGGATTTATCACATCTTCCACGTTTAGGCCCAGACCTTTCCATTAATATGGATATGTTGGAATCTTATCATCCTGACTTGGTGCTAGCTTCTCTTAGTGTACCTGGGATGGAAAAAAACATTGAAAAATTGGAAAAGAGGAAAATTCCACATATTGTTTTTAATCCTCAGTCATTTCAAGACATTTGCGATGATCTTCACACATTAAGTAAATTAACCGGAAAGCAAAAGGAAGCTGAAGGTGTTATTAAAGACTTTCAAGCTACTCTTCAATCATATAAGGAAATTTCTGATGGGATACAAAACCCACCTTCCATTTTCTTTGAATGGTGGCCGAATCCAATATTTTCTCCTGGTCAAATCAACTGGTTAACTGAGCTAAGCAGATTAGCAGGAGCAAGAAACATTTTTGAAGATGTTGAATTAGCTAGCGTGCAGACAACATGGGAAGATGTTCTGAATCGAAACCCAGAATATTTTTGTTTATGCTGGGTCGGAGTTAAGCAATCTAGAATGAAATTGTCACATGTACTAAAAAGGGAAAGGGCACAAACCCTTCGAGCCGTTCAAAATAACCAACTCCATTTATTAGAGGAATCATTGTTTTGCCGTCCCTCTCCACGGCTTCTCCTTGGTTTACAAAAGCTCGCCTATTTGTTGCATCCTGATATTTATCCCCGTCCTAATTAA